The following nucleotide sequence is from Candidatus Bipolaricaulis sibiricus.
CGAAGGTAGAGTTGGCCCTGGCCCGGGGCCAGACCAAGGTCGACAAGCGCAGGAAGATCGTTCAGGAAGAGGAAGAACGGCGGGCCCGCGAGGCGATGAAGCGGTTCCGCTGAACCGGCTACCGACGGCCCTCACCGCAGAGAACGCAGAGTTCGCTGAGAGCAGCCAGACCGTCAACGAGACCGCCCGAACAGACACCATGGGCACGAGGGAGAAAGACCGATACCCGGTCTGGCGTCTGGCAGATGCTGTTCCCGTGGTGTCCTGCGTGTCCGGTGCGGCAGACGAGAGGGGACGTTGGGCTGCAGTGCCGTCGCGATACATCCCCGACGCCGACCGTGTTCCGGGAACCCGCACGTCGTCCTGGGGGGCTGACCGGACCACCCGCTGTCCCCGGCCCGGCGGTGTGTCTAGCCGCAGGGTCGATCGCCGACAGGAGTTCGGTCATCCGGACCCGGCCCACCCGCGCCTCGCCTGCTAGCCAGCGAGGGTCTCCGTCACCTCGGCCGTGAGAATGGGATCGATGAGCTGATCGAGGTCCCCGTCCATCACCTCGGCCAGGCGGTGCACGGTGAGACCGATCCGGTGGTCGGTGACCCGCGTCTGGGGAAAGTTGTAGGTGCGGATTTTCTCCGAGCGATCGCCGGTCCCAATCTGCCTTCGCCGCGCCTCACGGAGCTCGGTGGCCCGGGTGTGCTCCTGAATCTCCCACAGCTTGGCGCGGAGGATGCGCAGAGCAAGGTCGCGGTTGCGGTGCTGGCTGCGCTCGTCCTGACACGCCACAACGATCCCCGTCGGGATGTGGGTGATGCGAACCGCCGTCTCGTTCTTCTGCATGTGCTGGCCGCCGGGGCCGCTGGCGCGGTACGTATCCATCTTCAGATCATCGGGTCGGATCTCGACCTCGATCTCCTCGGCTTCGGGAAGCACGGCGACGGTGGCGGTGGAGGTGTGGACCCGCCCGCTGGCCTCGGTCTCTGGGACCCGCTGCACCCGGTGGACGCCCGACTCGTAGCGGAGTCGCCCGTAGGCGCCCTCCCCCTCGACGGCGAACACAACCTGTTTCATCCCCCCCAGGGGCGTGGGATGGGTATCCATGATGCGGACGGTGAACCCTTTCCGCTCCGCATACCGGCTGTACATACGGAACAGCTCCGCCGCGAACAGCGCGGCCTCCTCTCCTCCTGCCCCGGCCCGGATCTCCACGATCGCGTTCTTGCGGTCGGCCGGGTTCTCGGGGAGGAACATGCGCAGGAGTTCCTGGGACAGCGAATCGGCCCTCGCTCGATCCCGCTCGAGCTCACCCCGCAGTTCCTCGCGCAGGGCGTCATCCGTCTCGTCGCGCAGGAGTTCCTCCTCTTCGGCGATCGAATCGAGCAGCTGCCGGAGTCCTTCCCCCTTGGCGACGAGCTCCCGAAGACGGGCGTAGCGCCGCGACAGATCGGCATAGTCGGAGCGGGAGACCACTCCCGGTTGGGAGAGCTCGCCTTCGAGCCTCCGCAGTTCGGCAGCTGCTTCATCGACGCGCGACAGAATCCGGTCCACGGGCGAAGCGTAGCCGAAACCGCCCCGCCCTACACGCGGAGACGGCGGACGACGGGGTCCGCCCCCCCGCGCAACGGACGACGGATCACGGACAACGGGTAGCGGATCACGCCTTCACGTGGCGGACCCCGGCCGGACCGGCCACGAACAGGTCGGTGGCCAGGCGGAGGAACAACCCGTGACCGACGATCCCCGCTCGACCGTCGAGAGCGCGGGCCAAAGCAACGGGATCGGAGATCGGGCCGAACCGGCAGTCGAGAATGAGGTTTCCTCCATCTGTGCGGAATGGAGCCCCGTCAGCCCCTCGGCGCAGGATCACCTCCCCCCCAAGCGCCGTGAGGAACGGGACCTGGGTTCTCCACCCAAACGGAACGACCTCCACCGGAACCGCGCACCGGGTCCCCAGAACTGGGGAGAGCTTGCCCTCGTCGACGACGATCGCCTCGCGGCGGCTGGCCTGCGCGACGATCTTCTCGCGCAAGAGGGCGCCCCCGCCCCCCTTGATCAGGTTCAGCGCGGGGTCGACCTCGTCCGCCCCATCGATCGTGAGATCGAGGACGGGATGCTCGTCGAGCGTCGTGAGAGGGATTCCGAGCTCCCGCGCCTCGGCCTCGACCTGGGTCGAGCAGGGCACCCCCACCACGTCC
It contains:
- a CDS encoding Ribose 5-phosphate isomerase A, which encodes MTADPDRFKRAAAEEAVSLVRSGMALGLGHGTTAHYALVKLAEIVRSGLLRDVVGVPCSTQVEAEARELGIPLTTLDEHPVLDLTIDGADEVDPALNLIKGGGGALLREKIVAQASRREAIVVDEGKLSPVLGTRCAVPVEVVPFGWRTQVPFLTALGGEVILRRGADGAPFRTDGGNLILDCRFGPISDPVALARALDGRAGIVGHGLFLRLATDLFVAGPAGVRHVKA
- a CDS encoding Peptide chain release factor 1 yields the protein MDRILSRVDEAAAELRRLEGELSQPGVVSRSDYADLSRRYARLRELVAKGEGLRQLLDSIAEEEELLRDETDDALREELRGELERDRARADSLSQELLRMFLPENPADRKNAIVEIRAGAGGEEAALFAAELFRMYSRYAERKGFTVRIMDTHPTPLGGMKQVVFAVEGEGAYGRLRYESGVHRVQRVPETEASGRVHTSTATVAVLPEAEEIEVEIRPDDLKMDTYRASGPGGQHMQKNETAVRITHIPTGIVVACQDERSQHRNRDLALRILRAKLWEIQEHTRATELREARRRQIGTGDRSEKIRTYNFPQTRVTDHRIGLTVHRLAEVMDGDLDQLIDPILTAEVTETLAG